ATGCAGTTCCCGCATTTGGCGCATGCATGAGTTGTGAGTTCGAAATCCAGTCTGTCAACCTTCTTGTTCCTTCCGAAAATCAGGATGATTATCATGCCGATTATAGGAGAAAAGAGCGAAAGAAGACTCATAGATATATTGAAGAAAAGAGGATTGAAAAGTCCACGGGTGATGATGTTGGAATCGACACTGAAGAATTTGCCCGGATTGAGGATATTGTTAGGATCGGCTTTGTGTTTGTATGCCCTCAGTTCGAACTGCTTCTGTTTGCTGTAAAGGTAGTCTATGAAAGAGGCATTCCAAAGCCCAAGACCGTATGGTTCGGCTCCCAGGCTTACGGCCGCCTTGGTCAGGAGAGAGACGAGAGGCATGCTGATGAAATATTTCTTGCTTCTCGAATCGCAGAGGAAAGTTGCCATGATGAGCGCATTGTGCCCGTCGATGATGTATGAGTCTATGCAGACTTCCACGCCGAAATACGTACCCGTTTTCTTCGCTTTTAAGGTGAATGCGGCAGCGGATTCGATCGGGATGATAATTTCACTGGCAAGTATTGTGGGTCCGAGCCTTTTAGTCTTCATACCGAATAGGCGCTCGTTCCAGAGATAATTGGATACATACGAGGGGGCCTCTTCCACGCTGGCATTCAATGCCATGAATTTCAGAAACCCTTCGTTGTCTTCCTCGCTCCCGAATTCGACCATCACAGCCGCTGACTTTTTGAATATTGCCGCATGCAGCATCTCGTTTATGTCGCCGAGATGGTTTTCATCTACGAAGCGTATCACATTGGGATTGAGCTTCTTTTCTTTGATGGTTTCCGTGAGTTCTCTTATGAATGCAAATGCCTCTTTGTCGTTTGCAAAATAAAGGAGATGAGGATATGTCGCCTGCGGTACGTCACGCAGCTTGAGAGTCACTTCGGCTATAATCCCGAATTCACCTTCAGTAGAAACGAAATAGTTGAATTCATGGTCATCCGGGGTGAGTGTCTTTATCTCTCCCGAGCCTGTTACAACAGTCATCGAGACGATATGCTTCGATATGTGGCCGTATCTGAAGCTGTTGATGCCGTAGCCGCCGGTTGAAATCCATCCGCCTACAGTGGAAAACTTGCTGGAAGGGTATGACATCAGGCACAGGCCGTTCTTTTTTGCGGTGATATCGATATCGCTCCATCTGGCGCCTGCTTCGACCGTCACGGTCTTCTTTTCTACATCAAGATTGAGGATTCTCCTCATGGGAGAAAGGTCCATCACTATCCCTGAATTTGTCGGAATGACACCCCCGAATCCCCAGGATGCAGCGCCTCTGGCTATTACAGGGAATTTTTTATCGTTTGCGAATTTCAGTACCTTCTGAATTTCAACCACATTCCTGGGCTGTACGACAAAATCAGGCATTGTTTTAAAGAACGTTTTCGTCATGATCTGGGGGACATCGCCTATATCATGACTGTAAGTCTCCAGTTCCTCGATCCTGTCGATAACTTTGATATCGCCTTCGGCCTTTTTGAAATCCTGCGCTAATGTTTTCATAGTTTAAATGTCTCTTTCGATTGCTTTCGTTATTTTAATGCCGTGCAGACAAAGCATTGAATTTGATTTCAGCAAGATATATGCCAGAACTGGATTAGAAATATTGCAGTTTATATGTCTTTGCGTATAGGCGGCAATGTGAAGCCCGCTGTGTGTTCATGAAAAAGGCAGATACCTGAATACATAAATGAACCATCGGAAATATTGAAACAATAATGTTGTAAAGTACAATAATGTTTCAGAAATATTGAAATAAATATTATATCAATCCATCATGCGATGCAACATTATTCAGTCTTGAAAAATGTTAACAGTACGCTTATTGACGGCTTTTATCCTGATATCTGATGCCTTACGGCTGCAAAAGGTTTTTGTGGTATATTTATTGTAAAGAGATAACAAATATATCAAGAGGTGGCCGCATGGTATTTTCTGCAAGAGTTACTACCGGTGTCGAGGGGCTTGATAAAATAATCGACGGCCTCAGAATGGGAGATAACGTTGTCTGGCAGATAGAAAATATAAACGATTACAGGAAGCTTGCAGAGTCATTTGTAAAAAGCGCCATCAAGGAGAAGAGGCGTGTCGTCTACATGAGATTCGGCCATCACGAGCCTCTGTTTGCACCGGACTCGGGCCTGAAAATATATTCGCTTAATCCCGACGCAGGTTTCGAAGGGTTTTCGTCTGACGTCCATAAGATAATCACGAATGAGGGCAGGGACGTATTCTATGTTTTTGACAGTCTGTCCGATCTGCTTTCATCATGGGCTACCGACCTGATGATCGGCAATTTCTTTTTTATTACATGTCCCTATCTCTTCGACCTCAATACGGTTGCATATTTTGCGCTTCTGCAGAACAGGCACTCACACCATACCGTTGCCAGGATCAGGGAGACGACGCAGCTTCTGATGGATGTTTACAGCACCGGAAAAGATTTCTATGTGCACCCTTTAAAGGTATGGAAAAGATATTCCCCCACGATGTTTCTGCCCCATTTGAAAGACGGTGATACCTTTGTCCCGATAACGAGAAGCCTTGATGCCTCCAGGCTTTTGTCGCAGATATCGAAAAGATGGGACGAATCAACAAGAAGGCAGATGGATTACTGGGACAGGCTTTTCCTTCAGGCCGAAGAGATGCAGTCAAGAGATGTCAGCCCCGATGAAAAAAAAACCATGATAGACCAGCTTTGCAGGATCATGCTTGTAAGGGAACCCAAGATGCTGGACCTCGCCAGAGAGAATTTTACTCTTGATGATCTGCTTCAGATAAAGACAAGGCTCATAGGCACAGGATATGTCGGCGGCAAAACAGTAGGGATGCTGCTTGCAAGAAAGATCCTTACGACGGATACCAGTATCGGGTATGAACAGTATTTTGAACCCCATGACTCTTTTTTCATCGGTTCGGATGTCTTCTATACATATATCGTTCAGAACGGCTGGTGGAAGCTGAGGATGAAACAGAAGACAAAGGAAGGATATTTCAAGGTCGCCAGAGAGCTTAAGGATGCAATGGCTAACGGTATTTTTCCTGATGAAGTAAAAGAGCAGTTCTTCCAGGTTATCGAATATTTCGGGCAATCCCCCATAATAATAAGGTCTTCCTCTCTGCTTGAAGACTCTTTCGGACACGCCTTCGCAGGTAAATACGAAAGCTTTTTCTGCGCGAATCAGGGTACGCCTGAGGAGAGATATATCCAGTTCGAGGAGACGGTCAGGAAGGTTTATGCATCGACAATGAATGAGGATGCGCTTATTTACCGGAGACAACGCGGGCTGGAGGACCGTGACGAGCAGATGGCGCTCCTTGTGCAAAGGGTTTCAGGTTCATACAGGAAAGATTATTTCTTTCCTGACCTTGCAGGTGTGGGGATGTCGTACAATACCTTTGTCTGGAAGAAAGGGATGGATCCGGGCGCGGGAATGCTGAGACTTGTCCTTGGCCTCGGGACGCGCGCCGTCAACCGTATAGAAAATGATTATCCGAGGATGGTTGCTCTGGATGAACCTCTATTGAGGCCTCATGCCGGGATGAAGGATTTGAGGACATACTCACAGAGGAACGTCGATCTCATAAATATCAGGGAAAATGAGTTTCAGACCGTCTCCCTCATAAAAATGTTTGAAGAGGCTGTGGATATCCCCTTTGAGAAAATCGCAGTCCCTGATTATGAAATGACGGAACAGCTAAGGAAAACGAGGGGAGGAGATATAGAATCATGGCTCCTTACCTTTGACAGCCTTTTGACTGACACATCTTTTACAAAGGTTATGCACGGTCTTCTGAAAAATCTCGAAAAGGCCTACAGCTATCCGCTCGAGATCGAGTTTACGGTAAACTTCAATGATGTTGGGGATTTCAGGATAAACCTGCTTCAGTGCAGACCTTTACAGGTTATAGGTGTGGAAAAGAACATTGAATTCCCAGGAAAGATCGATTCAGACAAGGTGATTTTCAGCATGAACGGGAACTTTATGGGCGGCAGTATCGTTCAGCCTGTTGACAGGGTCATTTTCATTAAACCCGAGGCATACAGCGCCCTTCATCAGCAGGAGAAATACGAGGTGGCCCGGATTATCGGTGAACTCAACAGGATGATAGAAAACAGGAATGAGATGCCCGTAATGCTTCTGGGGCCCGGCAGATGGGGTACCACTACCCCGGCGCTCGGCGTACCCGTACATTTTTCAGAGATAAACAATATTGCTGTTATGGGAGAGATCGCACACTTAGACGGCAATCTCATGCCCGAACTTTCCTACGGGACGCATTTTTTTCAGGACCTTGTCGAAAACAGGATATTTTATGTTGCCGTATTTCCATGGGAAGATGGTGTTGTTTTCAATACCAAAAGACTTTTGAAAGGGAAAAGTATTTTAACCGGGCTGCTGCCCGAGGCGAAAAAATACAAGGATGTAATAAAGGTTTACGAGACAAAAGGATCTGGACTTAATGTTGTTTCCGATGTGGTAAAGCAAAGGATCATGTGTTTCTTCAAAGAGTGACATGACAGCATGTCTCTAAGTGCTTAATCAGGCAGGGACTGTCATTTTCCTTTCGACAGGTTTTACATCGACCCTGTGATGTTTTCTCCTGAGCTTTATATGAGCCGGTCGGATCACCTCGTTTGCGATCCAGAACTCCTCGGCCTTGTTCAGAGGTTTATCGTAGTACTCGTTCAGATAAAGAGGCTCGCCGATTTCCATCTTGAGTTTCAACGGGAACGCGAAGGGCAGACACAGTATGTCATCCGGCTTGTTGTCTTTTTTGAAAAGCTTTACTACCGGGCACGCCTCGGCGAAATTAATAAGCGCAACAGGCAGCACAGGAACTTTGTAATTGAGCGCAAGCCTTACAACCCCCGGGAAATATTCGAACACCGTATGCCTGTCCCTAAAAAGAGGGACATTCCCTTCGGGGAAGATGCAGACGAGGCCGGGGTAGTTTTCACCTCCCTCTTTAAGGTACGGGTCTGTGTATTCATGGCTTATGCCGCCTGGTACGCTGAGTGGAAGTCCTGACCCGACATACCATCTGCCCCATGCGTGGTTGATGAAGTGCCAGTCATCTACAATAAGAGTGACAGGTTCACGACTTTCGTGTGTGCAGTATGAAACCGCGAAGATGTCAAGCTCCATACCGCCCGGATGATTGGGGGCAAGGATTGCCGGTCCTTCAGGGATGTTTTCCCTGCCGATGACTTCAAGTCTGTGAAAATACCTGAAATATTTTTTTAAAAAGGCGATCTTGAATTTATTGTAGACCGCAAATTTACGGTGGTATTCGTTGGAAAGCATCTTGTAGGTCTGATAATCCATAGCCTCTCCTGTCCAAGCTGTTAAGGATATATGAATCTATCGGCCGGTTTTTACCAAGTCCGGCCTGGATCCATATATAAAATATTAAGATGAAAGGGTATGCAAATTATTGGTAATCAAGCCTGAATTTCCTGAAAGCATGAAATTCAAACAATTCCGGCAACTTTTTTGAGTTCGGCCAGCAGGTTATCCTCGATTTCGATCGATCCCGTTTGCAGGCGCTTTCTGGCAAGAGAGTTTTCTTTTTCTCCGGGGAGGAATATTTCATCGACACCGGGCAGCTTTTTTGTAGATTTCACCTTGAGAATTATTTCCGAGACATTCTTTTTGAGCTGGTCCCTGCCGGCAAGTAGTTCTGGGTCAACGGCCAGTATAAAATGTCCCCAGTTGCTTTTACTGTTTCCGATGCCGCAGAAAGCCGCACCTGCCAGCGGGCCTGCCAGTATCTCGGCAATGAGAGCAAGTCCGGAACCCTTGAAGCTGCGGTCGAATGAGCGTATCGCGCCGGCGATTGCCTTTTTAGGGTCGGTTGTGGGCTCTCCCTGGGCATCATAGGCCATATCACCAGGGATGCTCCTTCCAGCGGTTACCGCTTCGACGAGACCGAAATACGAGGTGGCTGCAGTTGACATATCGAGAACAATCGGGTCGGGTTCGGCCGGAATCGCTACCGCTATCGGATTTGTGCCGAAGACAGGTTCATACGAGCCGTAAGCGGCAACCCTTTCGGGCGATCTGCTGAAAACAATACCGATGAACCCCTTCAATGCCAGACGGGATGCATAATATCCTATGGCACCGGAAGACGTGCTCGTGTTGAACGTAGCTGCAACGGCAAGTCCTGATTTTTCCGCTTTTCTTAAGACCTGCTCGATGGCCCTGTCCATGACAATCATGGCATGGTTCTGATTGCCGTTGATCTGAACCGAAAGAGTGGTTTCCTTTTCGATTGTAATCTCAGGGGCATTCTGGTTTTTCGGTATCCCCTTGTCGATAAGCTTGACAATGCCCTGATTATTGTCCCTGAGCT
The nucleotide sequence above comes from Desulfomonilia bacterium. Encoded proteins:
- a CDS encoding PEP/pyruvate-binding domain-containing protein — encoded protein: MVFSARVTTGVEGLDKIIDGLRMGDNVVWQIENINDYRKLAESFVKSAIKEKRRVVYMRFGHHEPLFAPDSGLKIYSLNPDAGFEGFSSDVHKIITNEGRDVFYVFDSLSDLLSSWATDLMIGNFFFITCPYLFDLNTVAYFALLQNRHSHHTVARIRETTQLLMDVYSTGKDFYVHPLKVWKRYSPTMFLPHLKDGDTFVPITRSLDASRLLSQISKRWDESTRRQMDYWDRLFLQAEEMQSRDVSPDEKKTMIDQLCRIMLVREPKMLDLARENFTLDDLLQIKTRLIGTGYVGGKTVGMLLARKILTTDTSIGYEQYFEPHDSFFIGSDVFYTYIVQNGWWKLRMKQKTKEGYFKVARELKDAMANGIFPDEVKEQFFQVIEYFGQSPIIIRSSSLLEDSFGHAFAGKYESFFCANQGTPEERYIQFEETVRKVYASTMNEDALIYRRQRGLEDRDEQMALLVQRVSGSYRKDYFFPDLAGVGMSYNTFVWKKGMDPGAGMLRLVLGLGTRAVNRIENDYPRMVALDEPLLRPHAGMKDLRTYSQRNVDLINIRENEFQTVSLIKMFEEAVDIPFEKIAVPDYEMTEQLRKTRGGDIESWLLTFDSLLTDTSFTKVMHGLLKNLEKAYSYPLEIEFTVNFNDVGDFRINLLQCRPLQVIGVEKNIEFPGKIDSDKVIFSMNGNFMGGSIVQPVDRVIFIKPEAYSALHQQEKYEVARIIGELNRMIENRNEMPVMLLGPGRWGTTTPALGVPVHFSEINNIAVMGEIAHLDGNLMPELSYGTHFFQDLVENRIFYVAVFPWEDGVVFNTKRLLKGKSILTGLLPEAKKYKDVIKVYETKGSGLNVVSDVVKQRIMCFFKE
- a CDS encoding 1-acyl-sn-glycerol-3-phosphate acyltransferase is translated as MDYQTYKMLSNEYHRKFAVYNKFKIAFLKKYFRYFHRLEVIGRENIPEGPAILAPNHPGGMELDIFAVSYCTHESREPVTLIVDDWHFINHAWGRWYVGSGLPLSVPGGISHEYTDPYLKEGGENYPGLVCIFPEGNVPLFRDRHTVFEYFPGVVRLALNYKVPVLPVALINFAEACPVVKLFKKDNKPDDILCLPFAFPLKLKMEIGEPLYLNEYYDKPLNKAEEFWIANEVIRPAHIKLRRKHHRVDVKPVERKMTVPA
- a CDS encoding Ldh family oxidoreductase, which codes for MKISVDELREITAKAVRHYGYTDDEVRVISDVLLYAQLRDNNQGIVKLIDKGIPKNQNAPEITIEKETTLSVQINGNQNHAMIVMDRAIEQVLRKAEKSGLAVAATFNTSTSSGAIGYYASRLALKGFIGIVFSRSPERVAAYGSYEPVFGTNPIAVAIPAEPDPIVLDMSTAATSYFGLVEAVTAGRSIPGDMAYDAQGEPTTDPKKAIAGAIRSFDRSFKGSGLALIAEILAGPLAGAAFCGIGNSKSNWGHFILAVDPELLAGRDQLKKNVSEIILKVKSTKKLPGVDEIFLPGEKENSLARKRLQTGSIEIEDNLLAELKKVAGIV
- a CDS encoding FAD-binding protein — encoded protein: MKTLAQDFKKAEGDIKVIDRIEELETYSHDIGDVPQIMTKTFFKTMPDFVVQPRNVVEIQKVLKFANDKKFPVIARGAASWGFGGVIPTNSGIVMDLSPMRRILNLDVEKKTVTVEAGARWSDIDITAKKNGLCLMSYPSSKFSTVGGWISTGGYGINSFRYGHISKHIVSMTVVTGSGEIKTLTPDDHEFNYFVSTEGEFGIIAEVTLKLRDVPQATYPHLLYFANDKEAFAFIRELTETIKEKKLNPNVIRFVDENHLGDINEMLHAAIFKKSAAVMVEFGSEEDNEGFLKFMALNASVEEAPSYVSNYLWNERLFGMKTKRLGPTILASEIIIPIESAAAFTLKAKKTGTYFGVEVCIDSYIIDGHNALIMATFLCDSRSKKYFISMPLVSLLTKAAVSLGAEPYGLGLWNASFIDYLYSKQKQFELRAYKHKADPNNILNPGKFFSVDSNIITRGLFNPLFFNISMSLLSLFSPIIGMIIILIFGRNKKVDRLDFELTTHACAKCGNCIAVCPAYLVTKDEAVTAKGKIALAKKLSEGKDITPEEAAKAFMCMKCKACEEICQTNLELMTLWETLEKKIESRFGRPEKDIVEFLKKVDESSEYWDMVEMNS